The following coding sequences are from one Triplophysa dalaica isolate WHDGS20190420 chromosome 12, ASM1584641v1, whole genome shotgun sequence window:
- the LOC130432676 gene encoding soluble guanylate cyclase 88E-like → MNFDNAAFKHRMLQQKTAPGYEKLPMKRGIFFDMFPFSVIFRRDMTMYRIGDGLKQAFSDLQGKKVDEEFKLVRPMLEFSWDNIYTHLNNVIELLSKAVVESKQKVNVPKLDRGERGKRKTPKRKKEVMEDIQGTDQEYSSSLTRYNSSANSGGEDIELLAFQTVNGKCNETIFEDMREPPKKPLHLKGQMKYVPQWDSLIFLGTPM, encoded by the exons ATGAATTTTGACAATGCTGCGTTTAAGCACCGTATGCTTCAACAGAAAACAGCTCCAGGCTATGAGAAACTGCCCATGAAGAGAGGAATCTTTTTCGACATGTTCCCCTTCAGCGTGATTTTCCGCAGGGACATGACCATGTATCGGATCGGAGACGGTTTGAAGCAGGCGTTTTCTGATCTGCAGGGTAAAAAAGTCGATGAAGAATTTAAACTGGTGCGACCCATGCTGGAATTCAGCTGGGACAAT ATCTACACCCACCTCAACAATGTGATCGAGTTGCTGTCTAAAGCTGTGGTCGAGAGCAAACAGAAAGTCAACGTTCCTAAACTCGACAGAGGAGAAAGAGGAAAGCGAAAAACCCCAAAAAGGAAGAAAGAG GTGATGGAGGACATACAAGGCACGGACCAGGAATACAGCAGCTCTTTGACTCGATACAACAGCTCGGCAAACTCGGGAGGAGAGGACATCGAGCTGCTGGCTTTTCAGACAGTCAACG GTAAGTGCAACGAAACCATATTTGAAGATATGCGAGAGCCCCCTAAAAAGCCTCTCCATCTGAAGGGTCAGATGAAGTACGTCCCGCAGTGGGACTCCCTCATCTTCCTTGGAACCCCAATGTAA
- the LOC130433348 gene encoding soluble guanylate cyclase 88E-like — protein sequence MGVYVNDLNLYDPSRELILAQTHQSAELQLALDQEQQKYAQLQEIIKKLDEEKKRGDSLLYAMTPGAVADRRRKGITALETCQVLRRHTDSRELL from the exons ATGGGCGTCTATGTCAAcgatttaaacctgtatgacccgAGCAGAGAGCTCATTCTGGCTCAAACACACCAGTCGGCCGAGCTGCAGCTTGCACTTGACCAG GAGCAGCAGAAGTATGCGCAGCTGCAGGAGATCATTAAAAAGCTGGATGAGGAAAAGAAGAGAGGGGACTCCCTACTGTACGCCATGACACCCGGAGCCGTGGCAGACAGACGGCGCAAGGGAATAACAGCCCTGGAGACATGTCAG GTTTTAAGAAGACATACTGACTCAAGGGAACTCCTTTAA